The following proteins come from a genomic window of Rutidosis leptorrhynchoides isolate AG116_Rl617_1_P2 chromosome 10, CSIRO_AGI_Rlap_v1, whole genome shotgun sequence:
- the LOC139873260 gene encoding ATP-dependent zinc metalloprotease FTSH 3, mitochondrial-like, translated as MMFSRLGRSISRSSRSRNVLGCANGGRLQILTDYDQSRYIGNGYEKLGFLKRYLGSLAANSNKDINGSSFSKMYISDLNNVIANPKFRRFFCSEAPKKKNYENFYPKEKKETPKGNNQKSESKEESSTEDEGSFFPKQFNFQIPIPLLVIGLLLFSSLSFGPREQKQISFQEFKNKLLEPGLVDHIVISNKSVAKVYVRNIPRNQSTDGSIEGSSIDSPARVNTSQYKYYFNIGSVESFEEKLEEAQEALGIDSHDYVPVTYASEMVWYQEIMRFAPTLLLLGSLWYMSRRMQGGLGVGGGGGKGARGIFNIGKAHINKVDKNAKNKVFFNDVAGCDEAKQEIMEFVHFLKNPKKYEELGAKIPKGALLVGPPGTGKTLLAKATAGESGVPFLSISGSDFMEMFVGVGPSRVRNLFQEARQCAPSIIFIDEIDAIGRARGRGGFSGSNDERESTLNQLLVEMDGFGTTAGVVVLAGTNRPDILDKALLRPGRFDRQISIDKPDIKGREQIFQIYLKKLKLDNEPSYFSQRLAALTPGFAGADIANVCNEAALIAARGEQTKITMEHFEGAIDRIIGGLEKKNKVISKLERRTVAYHEAGHAVVGWFLEHAEPLLKVTIVPRGTAALGFAQYVPSENLLMTKEQLFDMTCMTLGGRAAEQVLIGKISTGAQNDLEKVTKMTYAQVAVYGFSEKVGLLSFPQREDGMEMTKPYSNKTGAIIDTEVREWVNKAYKRTVSLVEEHKEKLSQIAELLLQKEVLHQDDLLKVLGERPFKAPEMTNYDRFKLGFEQEDGNAGQTEEGGTTQDKGSPPPLEPEVVPA; from the exons atgatgtttTCAAGACTAGGTCGGTCAATTTCACGATCATCTCGTTCTAGG AATGTTTTGGGTTGTGCAAATGGCGGAAGATTGCAGATTTTGACTGATTATGATCAATCTCGGTATATCGGAAACGGATatgagaaattagggtttttgaagcGTTATTTAGGTTCATTAGCTGCTAATAGTAATAAAGATATCAATGGTTCTTCATTCTCTAAGATGTATATTTCTGATTTAAATAATGTTATTGCAAACCCTAAGTTTCGAAGGTTCTTCTGCAGTGAAGCTCCTAAGAAAAAAA ATTATGAGAACTTCTACCCCAAGGAAAAGAAGGAAACACCAAAGGGGAATAACCAGAAATCTGAATCTAAAG AGGAATCGAGCACAGAAGACGAGGGGAGTTTCTTTCCAAAGCAATTTAACTTCCAAATACCTATCCCTTTACTAGTGATTGGATTGTTACTCTTTTCATCACTCTCTTTTGGTCCTCGTGAACAGAAACAG ATTAGTTTCCAGGAGTTCAAGAACAAGCTTCTGGAACCAGGCTTGGTGGATCATATTGTCATTTCTAATAAATCAGTTGCAAAAGTATATGTGAGAAACATACCACGTAATCAATCAACTGATGGATCCATTGAAGGATCTTCAATTGATTCACCTGCAAGAGTGAATACAAGTCAGTACAAATATTACTTTAATATTGGGAGCGTCGAATCTTTTGAGGAAAAACTAGAGGAAGCTCAAGAGGCACTTGGAATTGATTCTCATGATTATGTTCCTGTCACATATGCATCTGAAATGGTCTGGTATCAAGAAATTATGCGATTTGCACCGACACTTTTGTTATTGGGTTCTCTTTGGTACATGAGCCGGAGAATGCAAGGTGGATTAGGTGTTGGAGGTGGTGGTGGAAAAGGTGCCCGTGGAATATTCAATATCGGAAAAGCCCATATCAATAAAGTTGATAAGAACGCCAAGAATAAG GTTTTCTTTAATGATGTTGCTGGCTGTGACGAAGCAAAACAAGAAATTATGGAGTTTGTTCACTTCCTCAAGAACCCAAAGAAATACGAAGAACTCGGAGCTAAAATTCCAAAAGGTGCTCTATTGGTGGGCCCACCAGGGACCGGAAAAACCCTTTTAGCTAAAGCAACTGCTGGAGAATCTGGTGTGCCATTTCTCTCAATATCTGGATCCGATTTCATGGAAATGTTTGTCGGTGTGGGCCCATCTAGGGTCAGAAACTTGTTCCAAGAGGCTAGACAGTGTGCACCTAGTATCATATTCATTGATGAAATTGATGCAATTGGTCGTGCAAGAGGACGTGGTGGTTTTTCGGGGTCAAACGATGAGCGTGAAAGTACTCTTAACCAGCTGCTTGTTGAAATGGACGGGTTCGGCACCACTGCTGGGGTGGTTGTTCTTGCCGGGACTAATAGACCCGATATTTTAGATAAAGCTCTGTTAAGACCTGGAAGATTTGATAGACAAATAAGTATTGATAAACCGGATATTAAAGGGCGTGAGCAGATATTTCAGATTTATTTGAAGAAATTGAAGCTTGATAATGAACCGTCTTATTTTTCTCAGAGATTAGCTGCGTTAACTCCAGGGTTTGCGGGTGCTGATATTGCAAATGTTTGCAATGAAGCAGCTTTGATTGCTGCTAGAGGTGAGCAGACAAAGATAACTATGGAACATTTTGAGGGAGCCATTGATAGGATCATTGGTGGGCTCGAGAAGAAGAACAAG GTGATAAGCAAGCTAGAACGGAGGACTGTAGCTTATCATGAAGCGGGTCATGCGGTTGTGGGTTGGTTTTTGGAACACGCAGAACCATTGTTGAAAGTGACTATTGTTCCACGTGGTACAGCAGCTTTAGGTTTTGCTCAATATGTTCCAAGTGAGAACTTACTCATGACCAAGGAACAGCTTTTTGACATGACTTGCATGACGCTTGGTGGCCGAGCTGCTGAACAA GTTCTCATTGGAAAGATTTCAACGGGAGCACAAAACGACTTAGAGAAGGTAACAAAAATGACATACGCTCAAGTTGCCGTCTACGGCTTCAGTGAAAAAGTGGGTCTTCTCTCGTTCCCTCAAAGGGAAGACGGTATGGAGATGACCAAACCGTACAGCAACAAAACTGGAGCCATTATCGACACTGAAGTTCGAGAATGGGTCAACAAGGCGTACAAACGAACAGTCTCACTTGTTGAAGAACACAAAGAGAAACTTTCTCAAATTGCTGAACTTTTGCTCCAAAAAGAAGTCCTCCACCAAGATGATTTGCTTAAAGTATTAGGCGAACGACCATTTAAAGCACCTGAAATGACAAATTATGACAGGTTTAAGCTTGGGTTCGAGCAGGAAGATGGTAACGCGGGCCAGACTGAAGAGGGTGGGACCACTCAAGATAAAGGGTCACCGCCACCACTCGAGCCTGAAGTGGTCCCTGCGTAG